From Saccharibacillus brassicae:
TGCAGCACACTTGCCAGATCCTTGAGGAACTTCAAATTCCGTATGAGAAAAAAGTCGTCTCGGCTCATCGCACGCCGGACCTGATGTTCGAATACGCGCAGCAGGCGCGCGGGCGCGGCCTGAAGGTCATTATCGCCGGCGCGGGCGGCGCGGCGCATCTGCCGGGCATGGTCGCGGCCAAGACGCCGCTGCCGGTCATCGGCGTGCCGGTCCAGTCGGCCGCGCTGAAAGGCATGGATTCGTTGCTCTCGATCGTGCAGATGCCGGGCGGCATTCCGGTGGCGACGGTCGCGATCGGCAAGGCCGGCGCGATCAACGCCGGCCTGCTGGCGGCGCAGATCGTCGGCGCTTTCGACGACGCGGTCATGGACCGCGTCTCGGCCCGCCGCGCGAGAATCGAGCGCGAAGTGCTGGAAGCGGAGCTGCCATGACGGAAGGAACGAACGGCATGGGACACGGC
This genomic window contains:
- the purE gene encoding 5-(carboxyamino)imidazole ribonucleotide mutase — protein: MSLQIAVIMGSTSDWETMQHTCQILEELQIPYEKKVVSAHRTPDLMFEYAQQARGRGLKVIIAGAGGAAHLPGMVAAKTPLPVIGVPVQSAALKGMDSLLSIVQMPGGIPVATVAIGKAGAINAGLLAAQIVGAFDDAVMDRVSARRARIEREVLEAELP